A DNA window from Vigna angularis cultivar LongXiaoDou No.4 chromosome 1, ASM1680809v1, whole genome shotgun sequence contains the following coding sequences:
- the LOC108321329 gene encoding uncharacterized protein LOC108321329, with protein sequence MIGGFVQRVIGGCASNPNRKRNSIHKREKKHFRKRKGSVSTSPAALPVRRSSNAGSRVGDFPFSDSMDSEDGAPATYRKSDVSNKKFYHSHSKKHLNGKSSEDAWFDSVSIIESDSDDDFISVLGDCFPFVSNALGSAPNTQHENESYVVDSGSRYDGLNESCIKGASERLYRPRAGLQILHTTEEKPCPGSWSVVSPSVFSLRGENFFRDKQKCPAPDFSPYEPIGVDLFACPRKIDHIAKHLELPPLKEHENVPSLLIVNIQLPTYPARVFLGDADGEGLSLVLYFKLSENFHTDTSPHFQDSIKRLIDGEMEKVKGFAKENLVPFSERLKILAGVVNPEDLELNSAEKKLIHAYNGKPVLSRPQHSFFKGPNYFEIDLDIHRFSYISRKALDSLRDRTKNVVLNLGLTIQAQKPEELPEQVLCCLRLNKIDFVNHGQIPTIVAHDDN encoded by the exons ATGATTGGAGGATTTGTACAAAGAGTCATTGGAGGCTGTGCCTCCAATCCAAACAGGAAGAGGAACAGTATccacaaaagagaaaaaaaacattttagaaAACGCAAGGGAAGTGTTTCCACTTCACCCGCTGCCTTGCCTGTGAGAAGATCTAGCAATGCTGGAAGCCGTGTGGGAGACTTTCCTTTTTCTGACTCTATGGACTCTGAGGACGGTGCTCCAGCCACTTACCGGAAATCTGATGTTTCTAACAAAAAATTTTATCACAGTCATAGCAAAAAACATCTAAATG GAAAAAGCAGTGAGGATGCCTGGTTTGATTCAGTTAGCATTATAGAGTCTGATTCGGATGATGATTTCATTAGTGTACTTGGAG ATTGTTTTCCCTTTGTTAGTAATGCTTTGGGAAGTGCCCCGAACACTCAGCATGAAAATGAATCATACGTTGTAGATTCAGGAAGTAGATATGACGGGTTGAATGAAAGCTGCATTAAAG GTGCATCCGAGAGATTGTATCGTCCAAGAGCTGGGCTTCAGATTCTACATACAACTGAAGAGAAGCCATGCCCTGGTTCCTGGTCCGTAGTTTCACCTTCAGTTTTCAGCCTCCGTGGAGAGAATTTTTTCAG AGATAAGCAGAAGTGTCCTGCTCCAGATTTTAGCCCTTATGAACCAATAGGTGTTGATTTATTTGCCTGTCCCCGGAAGATAGATCACATTGCTAAGCATCTTGAACTTCCGCCTCTAAAAGAACATGAGAACGTACCTTCCCTTCTAATTGTTAACATACAG TTGCCAACGTATCCTGCTAGAGTGTTCCTTGGTGATGCTGATGGCGAAGGCTTGAGccttgtattatattttaaattgtctgAGAATTTTCATACGGATACTTCTCCACACTTTCAGGATAGCATCAAG AGACTAATAGATGGTGAGATGGAAAAAGTGAAAGGCTTTGCAAAGGAAAACTTGGTTCCCTTTAGTGAAAGGCTAAAAATTTTGGCTGGGGTAGTTAATCCAGAGGACCTTGAGCTAAATTCTGCAGAGAAAAAGCTTATACATGCCTACAATGGAAAGCCAGTACTTTCACGCCCTCAACACAGTTTCTTTAAG GGACCTAACTACTTTGAGATTGACTTGGATATACATCGCTTTAGCTATATATCAAGGAAAGCACTTGATTCACTTCGAGACCGTACAAAAAATGTTGTACTTAATTTAGGCTTAACTATCCAG GCTCAGAAGCCGGAGGAACTGCCAGAGCAAGTCTTATGCTGCTTACGGCtgaataaaattgattttgttaaCCATGGTCAAATTCCTACTATTGTAGCTCACGATGATAATTAA